The Hemicordylus capensis ecotype Gifberg chromosome 5, rHemCap1.1.pri, whole genome shotgun sequence nucleotide sequence ctgctactggtattcagaggcatcttgcctgtgaaCCTGGAAGTCacttatagccatcaagactagcagcctctgtgaatttgtctaatctccttttaaagctatccaagctgatggccatcaccacgtcctgtggcagagaattccacagagtaATAAATTCATCCATTAATCTAGATTAAATATATTTTGGTTAATTAGATTTGTACATTGTGAACTTGTTCTCAGTAGCAGCCGGTGTGTGGGCAATTCAGGTTCTGTGATTGTGACCACACAGACGAAATCCACaactgcatacctgccaacatgaccctatttccccattcacaatTTCTACATACCTGCCAGCATAGGGACACATTGGCAGGTATGCAACTGCCAATGGCAAATGGCACTGCCTTGTAGGCACTCCTGTTGTGGAGGAATTATATTTGGCCCTGTGCTCACCCTCTCCAGTGGTGACATAACACTTCTGACAATTACTAAGGACTTGCTTAgcaaagttgccggttcgaatccccactggtatgtttcccagactaagggaaacacctataacgggcagcagcaatatagggagatgctgaaaggcatcatctcacactgcgtgggaggaggcaatggtaaacccttcctgtattctaccaaagaaaaccacatggctctgtggttgccaggagttgaccctgactcaagggcacaactttaagtACAACAAAGTAGACAAAGGGACTGTCAGACTTGCAATGATGTGGGGCATTATTATATAAGATAAGAAAGCAAAACAGACAGCTTCAGCATTGTTGTTCTCCTTACTCACTGCCACACTCAAAACTGGGGCTTAATCATGACCCAAAGTGGATTACCACAATAGGTGACTCACCAGTACCACTCCCTGGAGCAATTACATAGTCCTTGGAAGTATGTgcctgttttttgtgtgtgtggcagaaaCCAGCAAGGAGGAAGTTGATAGAGCAAAGTATAAAGATCTGGGATGTAGCAAAGGCATTGGATACAAATATATTCAAAACTAATTATGCACAATGTTTAAGGAGCAGGGCAGCCCATTGCTGCATTTCGCTCATTCACTCCTCCTTATCCTTGCTTATTCATTCCTCCTCTCTGTTTTCTCCTCCATTGCTGAGATTCTGATGGTAAACTCCCCCCGTCCTACTGAGGTTGCAGGGTCAGCAACAGTGTGTCCTCATCGATGTCGTTCACTGACATTACTGAGCTGCACTGAACCTGGCCTAGGTTTTGTGAGGTCTGGGCATTGCTTTGACCAGTACTGCCCGTGCAGAAGAGCAAGCCTTCCTCACTTTTGGGGGAGTGGCAACAAAAGTGTTGGGTCTTCCTCAGCCAGTGAAACACAAGGTCAAAATCCAGACCTATAGTGAGGCCAAGGGCAAGGAGTCAAGTCTGCTTTCTGACTTTTTCTGGAGCCCAAGTCAGTTAAGTTCCACTGAGTTTTCTGAGTCAGATGAGTTCCACTGAATTTTCCTCCAAATGTGCAGGGATAGACTTAGAACCTACTCTAGAATCTGCCTTTTCCCTTGCAAATTAACCCTTTGCTCTGATCCAATAGGATTCTTCttcagtgggtgggtgtgtttttaAAGTCCTGAGTTCTCTTTGTGACATCACCCTCTGTGGCATCACCAACTGTCTTCCTAACTGTCAGCTGCTCAGAGCTTTCTTGTGGGAGCAAAGTGTAGGAGCAAATggcttcctctgccttttctggagCAGTTTCTATTACTGAGTGAGAGAGAGGATCTGGGAGAACAGCTGCttgcttccttctcttctctcttctcttctcttccaggGCCCGCAGAAAGATCATTCTTCAGAACAGGTTAAAAGCTTCATGGACACCAGCAGAGCTTTCCTTCACTGGGCGCCATCAGCATCCCGCAGGGAGAGGCAAGTTGATTGTGATGGAAGGGGCTTCCCTTTTGTGCTGTGTGACCCACTTTATcactttcaagggcagccccccgcccccggcttcTGTTGCCTTTGTGAGAGACTTAGTGGAGTTCTGTAATGTTTGCTTTATCTGCTGCTAACTagattcctgctaactgggccaagaggcaccttttaaagtggagcagagagagagcaattGCTCATATAgaagcccagcacagcacccctcccagGGTTTCCCTTGACTCTTTCTCAGATCACATGGCCCTTTGGAACAGGGGACTACTCTTTGGGGCCCTCTTGTGCAACACAGTTTGGGAAGCAACCCTGCTAagtgggccaagaggcacctttgaaagtggcttctctcttcttctgtgcagctggggaagagcaactgttcctCTTCAGCCCAAGAATGCTATCTTCAGCCAGTGTGTTTCTGCTTAACATGCGAGCtcctttaggacagggaaccatgtcCTAAACCACTGTGGCACACAGTTTAggaatcacccctgctaactacacaaagagacactttttaaagtggtagttctcttatgtttagtgggcggggcgggggagcaacttaaagtgatggctctcttatattGGGCTGCATCCAGACCAGGAGGTTTTTTTGCAggttctttagctgaatcataATGGGTAATCCATGATGGTTTTTCTTGTCAGGTCATTGCACAATGTTCCGTCCACACAGGGCTTTGATAGAGGGTGGCAATACTTCCCACTTCCATCCAGTGTGGCTTGTGTCCTGTCCCATTGTAAACCACCTTCTCCACCCCAAAAAGAAAGATATCATGTGCGTATGCAGTTAAACCTCCTCTCTTGAACTCTCCTTTAaaaagggtgtgtgggggggaacggAACTACCAAGATATCACTCTTCCAATTAACATGTGATGTTTCCTTTTCAAGGTTTCTCCTTTCCCACTCCCGGGAACCAGGAGATGATTTCCTTGGTCATTTTCCTCCCATTCCAAGCAAATATGAAGCCGTATGCAAATGCATGCTTACATCCTGAAAGctgttttaacttctttttttaaaaaacctttgtgGAGTGGTGTACTGGACTGCTGGGATATCAGTCTTCCagataaatattattattctgaTGTGCCCCAATTTGGAGTCGTGGCAGACAATCTTTTTATACTCCAGTCTCATGGTCTTGATCTTAGATCTGCACTCCAGAGCCACACGCGGCACCTTGCAGCCGTTGCTGCCGCTTCTCCCACCCGTGGCCACTTACGGAGTCATGATGCCATTGCTGCCGCTCTTCCCGCCCACCATCACTTGCGGTGCATTTTCACCATTGCTGCCGCTCCTGTAGCCCCGCTGCTGCTTGCTGAGCCTCTCCAccattgcttctgctcctcccacccGCTGCGCTGCGACTGCTTGCGGAGTCCTGCTGCTACTGCCGCTGTTCCTGCCACTTCTCCCACCTGCCACTGCTTACAGCACCTGGTCGCCATTGCCAGCATTGCTCTTGCCCCACCGCTGCTTGTGGTGCCATGTCATTATGGCCACCATTGCTGCcactcctcctgcctgccaccgcttgtgctgctctgctgctgctggaagagaTTTGCAGCCTATGCTCCCGTTGCTGTTGCTtctcccacccactgctgcttgcGGAGCCCTGCCACTGTCGTCACcattgctgctcctcctcctgccccttgaGGTGCATGACCACCATGGCTGCcgctcctccccctgccactggTTGTACCTGGGCAAGTTAGGTGTGGCAGGAAGTGCACCGGAGCAGCCCAAGCCAAAGTCACAACAAGCCAGAAGCCAAGGATCCGTCTGGTGGGAGCAGGCACAGTCAGAGTCAAAAAGTAGCAAGGAGCCAGAAGCCAAGGAATCCAAGAGCAGGGACCGAGAAGAAGGCCAAACACACCCACTACAGAATTGCTTCAGCGAGAAGCAGAGGCAAACCGAGGACTTCAGTTGCAGCTAGAGGTACAGCCCCGCCCAAACCTGGAATGTCCTTGGTCTTAAAGGGTCTGTCTCCTCCATTCCAGGCCCTGGCTCCAGCAGTTGAGGTCCTGGTGCCCTTTCCTCATCCTCCGAGTCTGAGGAAAAGGGTAGGGGAGTGTTGAGAGGGTCAGCAGGTAGGGGGAACACTGGTGTTGGAGGCAGAGTCTCCTCGaacccctcttcctcttcctcctcctcctccgtgtcAGACCCTGGGGTCAGGTCCAGGGCTCTTGACTGACTGCCTCCTCCACAGAATCCTCAGAGTCAGACTCAGGTGCTATGGAGTCGTCATGCTTGGGGTTCATGCCATCATCTGCACCACCCCGCTGCCTCTTGTGCCATCCTGCTGCCATGTGCAGTGCTTTGCCGTAATTCTGCCATTCCTGCCactcctccctctcctgcccactgcccagctgctgcttgaGGAGCCCTACCGCCATTGCCACCTGCCGCTGCTTGCAGAGCCTTGCCGCCATGACCACCACTACTGCCGCTCCTCCAGCCCAGTGCGTCATCCTGAGGCCACTGACAGCACCTTGCTGCCATTAACAGCATTGTTGCTGCCCCTCTTGCCCCACTGCCACTTGCAGAGCTTTTGGCCACCATGGCTGCCATTCCTGGCACTCCTCCAGCCTGCCGCCCTGCCGTCGCTCACAGCGCCTTGCCagcactgctgccaccctgccactgcTCTCAGAGTTTTGCCACCATTGCcgccgttgctgctgctgctcctgcctacTGTGGCAGGTGTTGCCCTGATCCTGCTTGCGAAGCTTTGCAGTCATTGCTGCAGCTCCtcccacccactgccccactgctgcttgAGGAGCCCTGTCACCATTGCCCCCAttgcctctcctcctgctgccccttgCTGTGCATTaccaccattgctgctgctcctccccccctgccagtTGTGCTGCCCCACTTCCTCATgtgcctctctgctgccacctgcAGAGCTTTTCCATAATTGCTGCCATCCCTGCTGCTTCTCCGGCTCCCGCCCACCAGCCCGCTGCTGCTTGCAAAGCCTTACCGCCAttgccactgttgctgctgctcctcccacctgccactGCTTGCAGAACCTTTccaccattgccttctccagtgTAGCCTACCACGCTGCCGCCACTTACAGTGCCTTGCCACCACTGCCAGCATTGCTGCCACCCCTCTTGCCCCATCATTGCTTGTAGCACCTTGCCActattgttgctgttgctgcccgcTGCCACTCGTGCTTCCCCCTTGCCACCTGTACAGCCTTGCCACCACTGTTGCCATTcttgcctctcctccctcccgccaCCCCACTGACGCTTGCAGAGCACTACTGCCATTGCcgctgttgctgccactgccactgcttgcAGAGCCTTTCCATCATTGCCACCattcctgctgcttctccagtTGAGCCCACCATCCTGCTGCCACTTACAGTGCcttgccaccattgctgccacTCCTCTTGCCCCATCACCGCTTGCAGCACCTTGCCACGATTGTTGCTGCCCGCTGCCACTTGCGCTGCCCCATTGCCACCTGCAGAGCTTTGCCGCCATTGTTGCCATTcctgcctctcctccctcctgccaccccactgatGCTTGCAGAgagctactgccactgccactgttgCTGCCACCTGCCACTGCTCTCAGAGCCTTGCTGCCATTCTTCCCAATCCTTCATGGAAATAGCTGACTGCAAAGATGGTGGTGTTGAGAAAGGTTTGGATTCTTGGATCACAGCTGATATTATCTCCATGGAGGATGCCTGGATGGTGTACAGTTCATAAAGATGAGGGAGAATGTGTTGGGCAGGAGAAATGGTTGATGAAACAAAGCTGGGGGGAAACCTGGGAAAAAGTGTCCATGCCATCTTGGAATTTATAATATCAAGGGGAAGGAACCTTCCAGGAAATTGGACATGCATGCTGGGTTTCAGGAAGTTATCTTAGAGGAATAGTAGATAGGATTCTATTCCTAGAAAGCCTGAAGGAAAAAAGAGTTGAGGGGGAATAGGAGATTCTGAAAAGTGAAATACTGAAAGCACATTTGCAAACAGTTCCCATGAGAGGGGAAAATGGGAGACATCTCAAGAAACTAGAGTGGATGCACAGAGAACAACCTGAGCAGCTAAGAAGCAAAAAGAACACATACAAGAAATGGAAGGAGGGGCATATAATCAAGAAAGAATATGAAAGAGTGATCCAAACCTGTAGAGATGGTGTCAGGAAAGCTAAGGCTAAGAAGGAGCTGAGGCTTGAGATGGatgtcagaaacaacaaaaaggaaTTCTACAGATATTAGCAaattttgctggtcagtgaccataataaagaggATAATGATCTCAGCAAACTACAAAACCCAGCAGTTCTCTGAGGGACACTGCTGGAGCAATACCCATCTTCTGCACTTGCCTGATCGGCTctgaccatggtcctgatctggagcactgggagctGTGTAGGATCTGGTGCTTGTCTCAGAAGGCATGATGGCATCACCTGGAGCAGGAAACAATTCCAGGGAAATAAGCCACCCACAGACCCTCTGTCAGATCTAGACAGGGATTTGGTTTGTGGCTCCATGCAGCCTATGACGAATTGCGGTCCCCAGGATGAGAAGTAGGAAAAGGGGGAGCCTGAAGGTGAGGATATGCTCTGGGTTCCTGGGGAATTGTTGGGAGGGGATGGAAAATCCTGATTGTTGTCCCTTCTTTTAGCCCATACAACAGGCGTATAGAGCAGATGAGTTTCATTGGGCCCATATTGCAATAAAACACACCACAGCGGCTTTTCTAGAAGAGGGCTTTGGCAAGAAGGTGAGTCCCTTTTACAGAAGGAAGTTACAATTCAACCCTCTCTGGATTATGTGGCAAATACATGGGAAACTCTGCACAGTCCATTGTGGGGCAAGCACAACTGGGCTATGACACAGCAATTCTGACATTTGCCAAGGAGTCTTTTCAAAGATGCCCATGATTCTTTGCCCACAAAGGAAGATTCATGGCATCCCTGGAGCTTTGAGATGGCCCAGACTCAGGAGAAAAAGAGACTGAAAGCCCCAGAGCTCACCTTCTTCCCGCTGCTGTGTTCTAGGCTGAAGGCAATCACACACCTTTTTCAGAGAAGGAGCACCAAGGTaacctctgctgccccagacccaGCAAGGATCAGGAAGGACCCACCTGTCATTCAGAGGTAAGTGTTTGGGAGATCATCTGGGCCAGTAAATGCTCTGGGACAGCTTCAATAAGCAGATAGGAGTCTCCCAGAAGGGAGAAGATGATTGGGAAAAAACCCTAGTCCCATGGGGAATtgctggcggggcggggggaggaaaatcTTGAGGATtaccttatgttcttatattcttagctCTTGTTGCAATTTGTAAAACAGCCCTGTAGGGTAGGTAAGTATTGTGTCCCTCAAGCAGATGGGAAGACTGAGGCACTGGAAAATGCCTGAGGCCTCCTTGTGAGTTTCCTGACAGAGGCAGGATCCAAACAGAGGACTTCCATATTGATAGCAGATGTTtctaccttgggtccccagatgttgttggactgcaactcccaagggccattgtagctggacatgatggaagttgtaatccaacaacatctggggacccaaggctgagaaccctggACTGTGCAGCTGCTTAAAATGAAATGGCAAGGTACAAATTGTCAATAACAGAGAACTATCCCTATGGAGTTGTAATTATGAGGATTTATCTGGAAGACTCGTAAACTAAAATGACCTGACGTTCCAAGTGCCATGTGGGAGAAGAGATCCCAGGCATCACCCCTGGTAAATCTCACAAGAGAGGATGGTAGCAATTGGTTCCACTGCATCCCCTGCCTGGTGCCTATCAATCCACAAGATTGTGGCATGGCTGCCCAGGCCAAGTTGAGTTCCATAACTGGATCCTGCTGCCTACATGTGGGCCCAAAACACAATGGAGAGGCTGCAGATTAAAACCCTGACTGGCTGTGAAGGCACACCAACACCTGGAGAAGAAACGGGAAATGTTATAAAGGAAAAACAATGTCTCCATGGACATAGCATTTGTAAACCTTTGAGTGTCAGCAACCCATGCCTTCAGACACCCAGTGCGGGACACAGTCATGGCTGCCCCAATGCGGAACGAGTGCATTCCAAAGAGCATGGGGGACAACCCAAGCCTCCTGAGTGCCTTCCTTGTGACTGACCAGAACTGGTATTGTGTAAGCGGTGCACCACTGGCATGCGCAAACAGAATTCTACCTCCTGCACCTCTCATGCCCAAATAGCGCTCAAAGGAGTGAACCAGACATAACTCCATGTGTTCTGACCTGCATAGCCGGATGAGAAAGCCTTACCCCTTCTGGTTGGTTTTGGATCACCACAGCATGATGGAAATACCTTCTGATGTACTGTAAAGGATACATCGCCCTTACACAGGATTCCTGTAGCTTACCAAGCCCACCTATTAGCTTAGACCCCCCAAaaggcctcccccgccccccccaaaaaagaccAACAGAACCCCTTGCCCATCTCATAGGACATGCACACAATTTTATCAAGAGTTGCCAAACCTGGACCAGCATTTCAGGCATCACCAGGCACTGGAAGTAGGGTGGGGCTGGACCTTAAACAATCTTCCAGCATGCAATGGATTCTAAATTGCATAGATGAGTAAGATAGACTCTGCATCTTCACATGGAATGCCAGGGTGACCAAATGGTCCACCAGTGTGCTTGAGGCCAAGCCACACACTCACACCAGTTCACTAAGTATTGCATGAGATGTTCCAAGGGAATGGCTTGGGACAAGTCAAGGTCCACCTGTGACCTGAAGTTATCAAAAGCCATGTGTTTCTGCTCATAGCTGGCCTGAGTCCTGGGGGCCATCAAGGCTCCTATGACCCTGCACATTTCTATGTGCCAAGGCTCCAtagtcaaggaggcatcctgtctggCTCTGGCTTTGCTCTGGCATGAGCTGACAAAAGCGCTCCTCCTAGAAATGAGATAGGGCATTGGCAATGCCATTGTCAACACCAGGCACATGCTGAGCCACAAAGAGAACGTTGTGTCACAGGCACTGCAAGACAAAAGCCCAGGCCAGGCTCATCATCCTCACCAACTTTGAAGTCTGTGTGTTAATCACCAGAATGCTGGCCACTTTGTCACACCAGAACCTGACCATGGAGTTACTGAGGGTATCAGCCCACAAATGGACCACcacaatggggggaggggaaattacAAGTATGTTAAATTCCTCATGGCACCTGCTTCCAACCAGCCTCAGCCTCGGAAGAACACACTAAATCCCATGCCCCCCCTGCTGCATCAGAGTGAATGGGAAGCTCAGCCTCAGCTTGCCAGAAGGAGATGCCATTAAATTTAACCAAAAACTCCTCCCACATCACCAAGTCAGGCCGCAGCTGGGCCGTCATGTGGGTTCAATGGTGGGCCTCCTTCAGACTGGCTGTTGCATTGCAAATACACTGCAGAAATACTTGGCCGGGCGCTCTGACTGCTTGCGGAGTTGAGATGTCTCATGCACACCTGAAGTTGTTTAAGCATCAGCTTCATGGCCGAGGTGCATTCCCCAATCTTGCCCTGAGTGTGGTGAGTTTGTAATTTAGCAGCCTGCAGCTGGATGCCACTATGTTGAGCTCAGTGCCTAAAAATGTGAGTGCAGTAGCCAGGCTCTCAGTTTTGTCCCTGACCAGAGGCATGCCCAACTCTTTCACTCACTGTTGGAACTGGTTCAGGAGATGAGCACATTTGCTGGCACCTGCAGAACCAACAAGCAAGAAGTCATTTAGAAAATGTGCCATTGTGTTAAGCCTTGCTTTCTTTCCTAGGGCCCACTCCAGCATGGTCCTGAAAATTTCAAAGTTCCCAAATGATGTAGAGAATCCCACTACATAGTAGTGCCCTTCCAACTGGAAACTCAGGAGGCAGAAATCTGATGCGTGCACTGGCAGGAGATGGAAGGCAGACTTGAGGTTGCACTTGACCATCAGCACCAGTCTGCCACAGTTATGTGCCAACTTTACACCTTAGTTGATTGATGTATACTGCACTGAGCACAGCTGGCTGATATTCACTGGCCCCTTCGGGAAGGGAAGGTGATTGATCTGGCAGAACTGACCAGGGGCCTTCTTATCTTAGGGATGATCCCCAGCAgaaaaccccccaaatttaggaggaggaggaggtggcagaaggGGCAAAGCACCCTTCCCAAGTCCACCTCCTTTTGAATCATCTTCTGCACCACCTCCTCCATACCTCTCACGGATCTCAGTTTCCTTTAATTCACATGAACCCTTTGGAGCTTCCACTATGAGGAGGGTGTTGAACATGTCCCCTCTCCAGGTGTCTTGGAGATCAAATGGCCACTGTCAACTCGATCACTTTGGATCAGACTAATTGGAGACATGATCTGCAGCCACAGCTCCAGCTGCTGCCTGTCCCATGGCAAGGAGGGCTCCATGGCTGCTCTCATGTGGAAATTTTGATCATAATTAAGCCACACATTTCCAGCAAAGTCCATAAAGACCTGGTGAATAATGTCTAAAATACTGACCAACACCAGGATGGGCCCTGGCTGGACCTGTGGCACTGCTTCCATGTAAACAGTCAGCAGACAAGCAGTTGGCCCAATTATGATCAATTGATTTCCATTTTGACTTCTCCAGGTCCCGGGCCTGCTCACCTTCCTTCTGTACCACCTCTGGCTCCTGAAAGAGGAGCTGGAAGATACTGACTTACTCTCTCACTAGATGCACTTGGCAGTAGGTGACCTCTCAATGGTGTGTTTAACTCAGCCAATGCATTCTCGCTGCCACCAATGCTTGTCAGGGCTGTCTTTCTCCCATGGCATCTGCATTCTGGTCATCCAGTGCCAGATGAGAACCAGTCAGGGTGATCTCCAAAGCAACGATTCTGTCAGAAAGTGCCTGCATTAGCCTGGCCCACCTTTCAGCCCTGGTGTTCCTATCTTCGGGGGCTAGCTGACCTGAGAGATCCCCTGACCTGAGATTTCTTTACTTTCTCCATGTCTTCCAGCCAGACCAACAAAGCCTACACCTCTCCCCAATTGTTTTCTTCTTCAGAAGAAGACAGATGGAGAGGAGGGTGCTTCCATTACTGCACAGGGTGCCTGTCCTGCTTCCATTTGGCTTTCTTGGGTCCCATGGTGGCCTGCAGACAGGTGcacgccaaaaaaaaaaaaagaggggatgTCTGGTGCACTTGCTTGCCAAAGGTGAACCCATGCCTAATGGGAGCCCAGGGGGTCCCTTCAGTGTTCAATAGGTATGTTCCCTAAGCCAGCGTATTGAGGCTGAAAATCTTGTTGCTTTCCTGCACCCCACCCATGCAATGCCACTCATCCACTGCAACCAGGACAATTAGAATATCCCACAGTGTTCACATACAGTCTCCCCTACAAATGCAAAtgaaggcagaccctgctgagcaaaggggacagtaCATATTTGCTGcctcccaagaccagctctccactgtgACCTTATGTGCCTTGCCTACTAGTTTGGGCTCTCTCACTGTGACTTCATGTGGTCACAcctccaaatgcaaccaggagcCCGATGCCCCTGGGGAGCATCAGCtatcccaccaccacccgctGCCAGGCCCCCCCAGGTCCCTCGACCCAGGAAGCCAGTAAGTGCCCAGGTGAACTACACCGTAACAGAGAGTCAGCACAGGAGCAGCAAGGCTCGTCTGGGCCCACAGTGCCCCCCATGGTAAGGAACCTCACTGGGCCCAGGTCCAGCCCACAGGTGATGTGGGAGAAATCTGGGTCAGAACTGTACCACGCCCCACAATGAGGCCCCTGGAGTGCTGGAGAGGGCCCAGGGCGTGGGGATGAAGAAGTGGCCATCCTCAAGAGTGAGCCACCCTGCCATTGGCAGGATGGAGGCCTCTTTAGCTGATCCTTGATGGGTGAGAA carries:
- the LOC128327889 gene encoding uncharacterized protein LOC128327889 isoform X2; the protein is MSASEFLTVASRLSGGGFRKGRGGTTKGPQKDHSSEQVKSFMDTSRAFLHWAPSASRRERSLHNVPSTQGFDRGWQYFPLPSSVACVLSHCKPPSPPQKERYHAEGNHTPFSEKEHQGNLCCPRPSKDQEGPTCHSEEEKHCSMRLSILKMIMDFLRTDITRLGKKQEDWARRLMQKCFQSIRETLGSEMQNPGGRRHLQSRAYSSALCLPW
- the LOC128327889 gene encoding uncharacterized protein LOC128327889 isoform X4 gives rise to the protein MSASEFLTVASRLSGGGFRKGRGGTTKGPQKDHSSEQVKSFMDTSRAFLHWAPSASRRERSLHNVPSTQGFDRGWQYFPLPSSVACVLSHCKPPSPPQKERYHAEGNHTPFSEKEHQGNLCCPRPSKDQEGPTCHSEGPLQHGPENFKVPK
- the LOC128327889 gene encoding uncharacterized protein LOC128327889 isoform X5, with translation MSASEFLTVASRLSGGGFRKGRGGTTKGPQKDHSSEQVKSFMDTSRAFLHWAPSASRRERLKAITHLFQRRSTKVTSAAPDPARIRKDPPVIQRAHSSMVLKISKFPNDVENPTT
- the LOC128327889 gene encoding uncharacterized protein LOC128327889 isoform X6, which translates into the protein MSASEFLTVASRLSGGGFRKGRGGTTKGPQKDHSSEQVKSFMDTSRAFLHWAPSASRRERLKAITHLFQRRSTKVTSAAPDPARIRKDPPVIQRRKNTVQ
- the LOC128327889 gene encoding uncharacterized protein LOC128327889 isoform X3; protein product: MDTSRAFLHWAPSASRRERSLHNVPSTQGFDRGWQYFPLPSSVACVLSHCKPPSPPQKERYHAEGNHTPFSEKEHQGNLCCPRPSKDQEGPTCHSEEEKHCSMRLSILKMIMDFLRTDITRLGKKQEDWARRLMQKCFQSIRETLGSEMQNPGGRRHLQSRAYSSALCLPW
- the LOC128327889 gene encoding keratin-associated protein 9-1-like isoform X1; this encodes MLGVHAIICTTPLPLVPSCCHVQCFAVILPFLPLLPLLPTAQLLLEEPYRHCHLPLLAEPCRHDHHYCRSSSPVRHPEATDSTLLPLTALLLPLLPHCHLQSFWPPWLPFLALLQPAALPSLTAPCQHCCHPATALRVLPPLPPLLLLLLPTVAGVALILLAKLCSHCCSSSHPLPHCCLRSPVTIAPIASPPAAPCCALPPLLLLLPPCQLCCPTSSCASLLPPAELFHNCCHPCCFSGSRPPARCCLQSLTAIATVAAAPPTCHCLQNLSTIAFSSVAYHAAATYSALPPLPALLPPLLPHHCL